Within the Laribacter hongkongensis DSM 14985 genome, the region TGCCTGGCATGGATGGCCTGACCCTGATTCGTGAGCTGAGACAACTGCCGGCATACCGGGCAACCCCGATCCTCATGCTGACTACCGAAGCCGGTGATGACATGAAGGCACAGGGCCGGGCAGCCGGTGCCAGTGGCTGGATGGTCAAACCGTTCGATCCACAGAAACTGGTGGATGTCGTGCGCAAACTCCTGGGGTGATCCGGCACCATGAGCATTGATCTCAGCCAGTTCCATGCAGCTTTTTTCGATGAAGCTGCCGATCACCTGGAAACCATCGAACGCCTGCTTCTGGAAAGCCAGCCCGGCCAGACTACCGATGGCGAGGCACTCAATGCCATCTTCCGGGCCGCACATTCCATCAAGGGCAGTGCCGGTACCTTCGGTTTTGCCGACATTGCCGGATTTACCCACGGGCTTGAAAACCTGCTGGACCGCATCCGTCGTGGAGAGCTTCCCCTGACTGCCGGGCGGATAAGCGTGTGCCTCAAGTCACGGGACGTGATTGCCGACCAGCTGGCCGCGCACCGGGACGGAGCCACCGCTGTCGATCCCGGACGCCTTGCCGAGATAGAGGCTGCCTTGCTGGCTGCGCATGACGAGGGTACTGACATGCCAGTACCTGTTACTTCATCCCGGCCTGATGGTGGCCATTATCTGTTGTGCTGGGACCGGCAGCTGGGGCATCCGGAAGGATTGCAAGACCGGCTGGCCGCACTGGGCACCGTTCAACCTTGCGGAGAGCAGGGTGAAGAACTGGTATTCCAGTTGCAAAGCGGGCTCTCGGCCACCGACATTGCCGAAAGCCTGGCTTTCTGGCTGCCCCCGGGCCAATTCCGGCTGGAGCACCTCGAAAGCCAGGGCGACGAGGCATTTGGCGTTTTTGTGGATACTCAACGGGTCGTGGCCACAAGTGCCACAGAACCGGCTGCACCCGTTGACGAGGGCTGGGGCCTGTTTGCGCCGCCGGCTGCTGCAACGGCGGATGTGTCTCCTCCCGTAGCAGAACCTGCGGCAACCGGCAGTACGCCTGCCCTGCGTCAGGCGACACCTCAACCGGAAACCTCGATCCGGGTCAATGTCGAGAAAGTTGACCAGCTCCTGAACCGGATCGGAGAACTGGTCATTACCCAGTCGATGCTGGCGCAGCAGGTCGAGAGGCTTGGTACGCTGGCCAGTGAAGAATTGCAGCGGGGCATGGCCCAGCTGGAACGTACGACCCGCGAACTGCAAGAGGCCGTCATGTCGGTGCGCATGCTGCCGGTTGCCAGTGTATTTGGCCGCTTTCCGCGACTGGTGCGCGAGCTGGGGCAAAAGCTTGGCAAGGCGGTTGAGTTGCAGGTCATCGGTGAGCAGACCGAAATCGACAAAAGCTTTGTTGAAAAACTGACTGATCCCCTGACGCATCTGGTGCGCAACAGCCTTGACCACGGACTGGAATCTGCCGAGGGAAGGGCCGGTGCGGGCAAGCCTCCGGTCGGGCGACTGACATTGCGGGCCTTTCATCAGGGCGGCCACATCGTGATCGAAGTCAGCGATGACGGCGCTGGTTTGCAGCGTGACCGCATCTTGGCCAAGGCGCGCGAGCAGGGGCTGAACGTCAGTGACACGATGAATGATGCCGAAGTGTGGCAACTGATCTTCGAACCCGGATTTTCCACTGCGCAGGCCGTCACGGATGTATCCGGGCGCGGTGTCGGGATGGACGTTGTCCGCCGCAACATCGAGGCCATGGGCGGCTCCATCCGGATTGAATCCCTTGCCGGAGTCGGCACGACCATCAGCCTGCATTTGCCGCTGACGCTGGCCATTCTTGACGGCATGTCGATTGCCATCGGCAACGAAATCTACATCCTGCCCCTGTCGCAGGTCGTGGAGTCGCTGCAACCCCGCGCGGAAGACGTTTTCACGCTGGCCGGGCAACACCGTTTGCTGCGGGTGCGCGGCGAATGCCTGCCCTTGCTGGCGCTGTGGGAAATTTTCGATATCCAGCCACGTGTCCGCGAAGCCCATGAAGGGTTGGTCATCATCATCACCGTGGCGTCCCAGCGCGTGGCCTTGCTGGTGGACGATCTGGTCTCGCAGCAACAGTTTGTCGTCAAAAACCTGGAAACCAATTATCGCCGCGTGCGCGGGCTGGCTGCGGCCACCATTCTGGGAGACGGCCAGGTGGCCTTCATCCTGGACGGAGCCGAGGTCGTGCGCATGGGGCAGGGAGGCTAGCCATGGCTGACAGCCATCAGGAGGGAGGCGCACGGGAATACCTCGTGTTTGCGCTCGGCCCGGAAACCTACGGCATTGACCTGCTCAAGGTGCAGGAAATCCGGGGCTACGATGCCGTCACCCGCATTGCCGGTACACCGGAATTCATCAAGGGAGTCATCAACCTGCGGGGTGCCATTGTGCCGGTGGTTGACCTGCGTATCCGGTTTTCAACCGGAGCAATCGACTACGGCGCGCAAACCGTGGTGATCGTTCTCAACGTCAGCCAGCGCACGGTGGGGGTGGTTGTAGATGGCGTGTCTGACGTGATCGCCCTCGGACCGGACGAAATCCATCCCAAACCTGACATGGGGGCGGTGGACACCAGCTTCATGACCGGACTGGGTCCGTATGAGGAAGGAATGGTCATTTTGCTGGATATCGAACGCCTGATGTGCAGTCCTGACATGGCTTTGATTGATGACTCGCTGGCACAGGCCGGTTGAGTGTGTGCCTTCGGGCAAATACAGATATGCAGGGGGTAGCATGAAGTTTTCACACATGAGCTTGAGCCGGCGCCTGCTGGTGTGTTTCAGCCTGTTGGCCATCATCCCGGTACTGCTGGGCGGTGTATCCATCTGGCAGAACCAGTCCATGCAGAGCCGCGTGAACCATCTCAACGATACGGCCTTGCCGCAGGTCATCGAGGCCAACCACATCATCGACAACTCCAATCTGGTGACCAATTCCCTGCAGAGCATGCTGCTGCTGGATTCGGAAGCACTGGTACGCGAGGCACGCAACAAGGCCAAGCTGGCAGCCGAGTCGAACGCCGAAATCCTGCAAAAACTGCAGGCCGGTGCCCCGGCTGAAGACATGCCCTTGCTCAACAGCATGGTCAGCGCCCGGCAGGCAGTCCTTGCCGACAGGAGCCAGTTCCTGAACCTGTATGACCAGGGCAACCATGAAGCTGCCCGGCGTTACCTGATGAATGAAACCCAGGGGGCGATGCAGGTCCTGATGGCAGCTACCACGCGCTATATCGAGCACAAGACTGCAGCAGCCACCAAAGGTGCTGGCGAGGCCAGTGAAATGGCCGTGTTCGGCAACTGGCTGATCGGCTTTGGCATCGCCTTGTCCCTGGCTCTGGCCATCGCGTTTGCCCGGCTGACGACACGCTCGGTCATGCGTGAAATCGGTGGGGACCCAGCCGT harbors:
- a CDS encoding response regulator, whose translation is MAKCILAVDDSPSIRQMVTFTLKNAGYDIISAPDGLAGLKEANSHRVDLVLTDQNMPGMDGLTLIRELRQLPAYRATPILMLTTEAGDDMKAQGRAAGASGWMVKPFDPQKLVDVVRKLLG
- a CDS encoding chemotaxis protein CheW gives rise to the protein MSIDLSQFHAAFFDEAADHLETIERLLLESQPGQTTDGEALNAIFRAAHSIKGSAGTFGFADIAGFTHGLENLLDRIRRGELPLTAGRISVCLKSRDVIADQLAAHRDGATAVDPGRLAEIEAALLAAHDEGTDMPVPVTSSRPDGGHYLLCWDRQLGHPEGLQDRLAALGTVQPCGEQGEELVFQLQSGLSATDIAESLAFWLPPGQFRLEHLESQGDEAFGVFVDTQRVVATSATEPAAPVDEGWGLFAPPAAATADVSPPVAEPAATGSTPALRQATPQPETSIRVNVEKVDQLLNRIGELVITQSMLAQQVERLGTLASEELQRGMAQLERTTRELQEAVMSVRMLPVASVFGRFPRLVRELGQKLGKAVELQVIGEQTEIDKSFVEKLTDPLTHLVRNSLDHGLESAEGRAGAGKPPVGRLTLRAFHQGGHIVIEVSDDGAGLQRDRILAKAREQGLNVSDTMNDAEVWQLIFEPGFSTAQAVTDVSGRGVGMDVVRRNIEAMGGSIRIESLAGVGTTISLHLPLTLAILDGMSIAIGNEIYILPLSQVVESLQPRAEDVFTLAGQHRLLRVRGECLPLLALWEIFDIQPRVREAHEGLVIIITVASQRVALLVDDLVSQQQFVVKNLETNYRRVRGLAAATILGDGQVAFILDGAEVVRMGQGG
- a CDS encoding chemotaxis protein CheW; its protein translation is MADSHQEGGAREYLVFALGPETYGIDLLKVQEIRGYDAVTRIAGTPEFIKGVINLRGAIVPVVDLRIRFSTGAIDYGAQTVVIVLNVSQRTVGVVVDGVSDVIALGPDEIHPKPDMGAVDTSFMTGLGPYEEGMVILLDIERLMCSPDMALIDDSLAQAG